A region from the Halobellus litoreus genome encodes:
- the hemB gene encoding porphobilinogen synthase, whose amino-acid sequence MNLTDRPRRLRRDGIRPLVSETRLDARDLVAPIFVDATTDERAPIESMPNQERVPVDDAVARVEEVRETGVEAVMVFGIPESKDERGTRAWAEDGVVQEAVRRITAETDAYVITDVCLCEYTSHGHCGVLEADAESDPTLTVRNDPTLDLLARTAVSHAEAGADMVAPSSMTDGMVGAIRDGLDAAGHESVPIMSYAAKYESAFYGPFRDAADGAPAFGDRRHYQMDPANGREALREVSLDVEQGADVLMIKPALAYLDVVRSIREAFDHPVAAYNVSGEYAMVHAAAERGWLDLEATAHESLLAMKRAGADLIVTYFAEDLADRL is encoded by the coding sequence ATGAACCTCACCGACCGTCCGCGACGGCTGCGACGCGACGGCATCAGACCGCTCGTCAGCGAGACCCGACTGGACGCGCGGGACCTCGTCGCGCCGATTTTCGTCGACGCGACCACCGACGAGCGCGCCCCGATCGAGTCGATGCCGAACCAGGAGCGCGTGCCCGTCGACGACGCGGTCGCACGCGTCGAGGAAGTCCGGGAAACGGGCGTCGAGGCGGTGATGGTGTTCGGAATTCCCGAATCGAAGGATGAGCGCGGGACGCGCGCGTGGGCCGAGGACGGCGTCGTCCAGGAGGCCGTGCGGCGGATCACCGCCGAGACGGACGCGTACGTGATCACCGACGTCTGCCTCTGTGAGTACACCAGCCACGGCCACTGCGGCGTGCTCGAAGCCGACGCCGAGTCGGATCCCACCCTCACGGTCCGGAACGATCCGACGCTCGACCTGCTGGCGAGGACGGCCGTCTCCCACGCCGAAGCGGGCGCGGATATGGTCGCGCCGAGTTCGATGACCGACGGGATGGTGGGCGCGATCCGCGACGGACTCGACGCGGCGGGCCACGAGTCGGTCCCGATTATGTCCTACGCCGCGAAGTACGAGAGCGCCTTCTACGGCCCCTTCCGCGACGCGGCCGACGGCGCTCCGGCCTTCGGCGACCGGCGTCACTACCAGATGGACCCCGCGAACGGTCGGGAGGCGCTCCGCGAAGTCTCCCTCGACGTCGAACAGGGCGCGGACGTGCTGATGATCAAGCCCGCGCTCGCGTATCTCGACGTCGTGCGCTCGATCCGCGAGGCGTTCGACCACCCGGTGGCCGCCTACAACGTCTCCGGCGAGTACGCGATGGTGCACGCCGCCGCGGAGAGGGGATGGCTCGACCTCGAAGCGACTGCCCACGAGTCGCTGCTCGCGATGAAGCGAGCGGGCGCGGACCTGATCGTCACGTACTTCGCCGAGGACCTCGCCGACCGACTCTGA
- a CDS encoding DedA family protein, with translation MQSLAVALQLDAMPPRLLALLESEWAYVALFGVFVLEGAMLMYFMPSELIVPGSLLLLGGDALVPVLAVAVLGATVGQYALFKVAQRGGREYLLAKSWFRIDETKLDRFDGWFERWGPIVVPVSNALLFTRGMLTVPAGFAEMDDRQFLALSALGTLVFEVALAGLYLYAGTLL, from the coding sequence ATGCAGTCGCTCGCGGTCGCCCTCCAACTCGACGCGATGCCGCCCCGCCTACTGGCGCTCTTGGAGTCCGAGTGGGCCTACGTGGCGCTCTTCGGCGTTTTCGTCCTCGAAGGCGCGATGCTGATGTACTTCATGCCGAGCGAACTCATCGTTCCCGGGTCGCTCCTGCTGCTCGGCGGCGACGCCCTCGTTCCGGTCCTCGCGGTCGCCGTGCTCGGTGCCACGGTCGGGCAGTACGCGCTGTTCAAGGTGGCCCAGCGCGGCGGCCGGGAGTACCTCCTCGCGAAGTCGTGGTTCCGCATCGACGAGACGAAACTCGATCGGTTCGACGGCTGGTTCGAGCGGTGGGGGCCGATCGTCGTGCCCGTGAGCAACGCGTTGCTGTTCACCCGAGGGATGCTCACCGTCCCCGCCGGGTTCGCCGAGATGGACGACCGGCAGTTCCTCGCGCTGTCGGCGCTAGGCACGCTCGTCTTCGAGGTCGCGCTCGCGGGGCTGTACCTGTACGCCGGGACGCTGCTGTAG
- a CDS encoding long-chain-fatty-acid--CoA ligase: protein MNRPMTTLDFLDRGVDVYGDAVGVVAHDGTEYTYAEFGERVDRAAAALSDLGIEEGDRVALLSPNTHWFLETLFAINVLGAVSVPLNYRLIAEDYEYILDDCEARAVVADHEYAEKVEAIRDRVPAATFVANPADRVDGDWHDYEALLDGADPGAVERPDISEDDPATINYTSGTTGDPKGVVRTHRTEHWHALITTHHTEVSDDDAYLWTLPMFHVNGWGYPYVITGVGGTHVCQRHFDTQGAFERIHAHDVTYLCGAPTVLDQMIDHYQTHDVAATGDKPVRIATAASPPPESTIRTVEDELGWNILHVYGLTETGPLITTSNSPRRIESEGRFAIKTRQGHAMLGTELRVVDEDGEDVPPDDETMGEIVVRGNQVMDRYWNKPERTQEAFTGRVDGWFHTGDFATIDDRGMVAIKDRKKDVIISGGENISSVEVEDALYDHPDIERVAVIGVPHEKWGETPKAIVVPAGGADLTEEGVIEFARDNLAHFKCPTVVEFVDDLPETSTGKIRKVELRESHGDPVE, encoded by the coding sequence GTGAATCGACCGATGACGACGCTCGACTTCCTCGACAGGGGAGTCGACGTCTACGGCGACGCCGTCGGCGTGGTCGCCCACGACGGCACCGAGTACACCTACGCCGAGTTCGGCGAGCGAGTCGACCGCGCAGCGGCGGCGCTCTCGGATCTCGGCATCGAGGAGGGTGACCGCGTGGCGCTGCTCTCGCCGAACACGCACTGGTTTCTGGAGACGCTGTTCGCGATCAACGTCCTCGGGGCCGTCTCGGTCCCGCTCAACTACCGGCTCATCGCCGAGGACTACGAGTACATCCTCGACGACTGCGAGGCCCGGGCGGTCGTCGCCGACCACGAGTACGCCGAGAAGGTCGAGGCGATCCGCGACAGGGTCCCCGCCGCGACGTTCGTCGCCAACCCGGCCGACCGCGTCGACGGCGACTGGCACGACTACGAGGCGCTCCTGGACGGAGCCGACCCCGGCGCGGTCGAGCGCCCCGACATCTCCGAGGACGACCCCGCGACGATCAACTACACGAGCGGGACGACCGGCGACCCGAAGGGCGTGGTCCGCACCCACCGCACCGAACACTGGCACGCGCTGATCACCACCCACCACACCGAGGTCAGCGACGACGACGCCTATCTCTGGACGCTCCCGATGTTCCACGTCAACGGGTGGGGCTATCCCTACGTCATCACCGGCGTCGGCGGGACGCACGTCTGTCAGCGCCACTTCGACACCCAGGGCGCCTTCGAGCGCATCCACGCCCACGACGTGACCTACCTCTGCGGCGCGCCGACGGTCCTCGATCAGATGATCGACCACTACCAGACACACGACGTCGCGGCGACCGGTGACAAGCCGGTCAGGATCGCGACCGCGGCCAGCCCGCCGCCCGAATCCACCATTCGGACCGTCGAGGACGAACTCGGCTGGAACATCTTGCACGTCTACGGGCTGACCGAGACCGGCCCGCTGATCACGACGAGCAACTCGCCGCGCCGGATCGAGAGCGAGGGTCGCTTCGCGATCAAGACCCGCCAGGGCCACGCGATGCTCGGGACCGAACTGCGAGTCGTCGACGAGGACGGCGAGGACGTCCCCCCCGACGACGAGACGATGGGCGAGATCGTCGTCCGCGGCAACCAGGTTATGGACCGCTACTGGAACAAGCCCGAACGGACTCAGGAGGCCTTCACCGGCCGGGTCGACGGGTGGTTCCACACCGGCGACTTCGCCACTATCGACGACCGCGGGATGGTCGCGATCAAGGACCGCAAGAAGGACGTCATCATCAGCGGCGGCGAGAACATCTCCAGCGTCGAGGTCGAGGACGCCCTCTACGACCACCCCGACATCGAGCGCGTCGCCGTGATCGGCGTCCCCCACGAGAAGTGGGGCGAGACGCCCAAAGCAATCGTCGTGCCGGCCGGCGGTGCCGACCTCACCGAGGAGGGGGTCATCGAGTTCGCCCGCGACAACCTCGCGCACTTCAAGTGCCCGACCGTCGTCGAGTTCGTCGACGACCTCCCCGAGACCTCCACGGGCAAGATCCGCAAGGTCGAACTTCGGGAGTCCCACGGCGACCCCGTCGAGTGA
- a CDS encoding thiolase C-terminal domain-containing protein gives MSTAHLIAVGSSPLGKTDLPGRDLFSKALAEAFEELPDPADVVDGLYVGAQSERYENQIMQGTLMAEWAGLRNVPAERVEACAAAGALALKNAVRDVRAGVHDAVLACGVEKMTAGGTEGATNALGAAFERALEQRSGITAPATYALLARRYLHETEATERDLARIAVKNHRNAADNPRAMFQQAVDIETVMDAPGVAPPLKLYDCAPVTDGAAAVVVANDEVAADLQDRDDAVRVAGVGSAANNLAVAERDLTFVEGANVAASTAYEDAGVGAADIDVAEVHDAFTVCEALLAEAAEFAPKGRGIETVEDPGDRSAGWTDVQINTSGGLKARGHPIGATGLLQAVEAYEQLTGRAGDRQVADADTALLINEGGVADAHTVATVLTANDGGA, from the coding sequence ATGTCCACAGCTCATCTCATCGCGGTCGGCTCCTCTCCGCTGGGCAAGACGGACCTGCCCGGCCGCGACTTGTTCTCGAAGGCACTGGCCGAGGCGTTCGAGGAGTTGCCCGATCCGGCCGACGTCGTCGACGGGCTCTACGTCGGCGCCCAGTCCGAACGGTACGAGAATCAGATTATGCAGGGGACGCTCATGGCCGAATGGGCCGGCCTTCGGAACGTCCCCGCAGAGCGCGTCGAGGCGTGTGCGGCCGCCGGTGCGCTCGCGCTCAAGAACGCAGTCCGGGACGTTCGGGCGGGCGTCCACGACGCGGTGCTGGCCTGTGGCGTCGAGAAGATGACCGCCGGCGGGACCGAAGGGGCCACGAACGCGCTCGGTGCCGCGTTCGAGCGGGCCTTAGAGCAACGGTCCGGGATCACCGCGCCCGCCACGTACGCCCTGCTCGCGCGGCGATACCTCCACGAGACCGAGGCAACGGAACGGGACCTGGCCAGGATCGCCGTGAAGAACCACCGGAACGCGGCGGACAACCCACGGGCGATGTTCCAGCAAGCAGTCGATATCGAGACTGTCATGGACGCTCCCGGCGTCGCTCCGCCACTGAAACTGTACGACTGTGCGCCGGTTACCGACGGTGCCGCGGCCGTCGTCGTCGCGAACGACGAGGTGGCGGCCGACCTGCAGGACCGTGACGACGCGGTCCGCGTGGCCGGCGTCGGCTCGGCGGCCAACAACCTCGCCGTCGCGGAGCGCGACCTGACGTTCGTCGAGGGGGCGAACGTCGCCGCCTCGACCGCCTACGAGGACGCCGGCGTGGGCGCGGCGGACATCGACGTCGCGGAGGTCCACGACGCCTTCACCGTCTGCGAGGCGCTGCTGGCCGAGGCCGCCGAGTTCGCTCCCAAGGGTCGCGGAATCGAGACCGTCGAGGATCCCGGGGACCGATCGGCGGGCTGGACTGACGTCCAGATCAACACCAGCGGCGGGCTGAAGGCCCGCGGGCACCCGATCGGGGCGACCGGGCTGTTGCAGGCGGTCGAGGCCTACGAACAGCTCACCGGACGGGCCGGGGACCGGCAGGTGGCCGACGCCGACACCGCGCTGCTCATCAACGAAGGCGGCGTCGCGGACGCCCACACGGTGGCCACCGTCCTGACGGCAAATGACGGAGGAGCGTGA
- a CDS encoding Zn-ribbon domain-containing OB-fold protein: protein MTDTDSTTTGPLVPDDITADSPFTLPGFFDALAEGRLIAAHCTECETQMLPPRPACYGCGSRAVTLSEQPRTGEVVSYTSVNRPPSAFDHLAPITVAVVELDSSARLTGRVDAPLEDVAIGDRVELRVCDPETVDIDPDFDLSYEEEWPIHVFELL from the coding sequence ATGACAGACACCGATTCCACGACGACGGGACCGCTCGTACCGGACGACATCACCGCCGACTCGCCCTTTACGCTCCCGGGCTTCTTCGACGCGTTAGCCGAGGGCCGGTTGATAGCCGCCCACTGTACGGAGTGCGAGACACAGATGCTGCCGCCTCGCCCCGCCTGTTACGGCTGTGGCAGCCGGGCCGTCACCCTGTCGGAACAGCCCCGGACCGGCGAGGTGGTCTCGTACACGTCGGTCAACCGACCCCCGTCCGCGTTCGACCACTTGGCGCCGATCACCGTCGCGGTGGTCGAACTCGACTCCTCGGCTCGGCTCACGGGTCGAGTCGACGCGCCGCTCGAGGACGTCGCCATCGGAGACCGCGTCGAGCTCCGAGTCTGTGATCCCGAGACAGTCGATATCGATCCGGACTTCGATCTGTCCTACGAGGAGGAGTGGCCGATCCACGTCTTCGAGCTGCTGTAA
- a CDS encoding Sjogren's syndrome/scleroderma autoantigen 1 family protein translates to MSDFDEEAERERLREKYEKDEERRKETQQMSELLLKGATMTNQHCGECGSPIFRYQGQEFCPSCQRVTGGEAASGGETAESSPESPPPSEAGAAGRSESNGAVERESTAAGSAETDDRESGRSVAPGPEPDSEPEPNAAAAGEAGVSPKPEATSGRSADSGGTPGGHPTDSGGAPRSPSADVGKTPSAADEESAASEQTARDALLRALTRHAQLAERTDDPRQAKAHLAAAREAAEALDELE, encoded by the coding sequence GTGAGCGACTTCGACGAGGAAGCGGAGCGGGAGCGACTGCGCGAAAAGTACGAGAAGGACGAGGAGCGGCGCAAGGAGACCCAGCAGATGAGCGAACTCCTGCTGAAGGGCGCGACGATGACCAATCAGCACTGCGGCGAGTGCGGGTCGCCGATATTCCGCTACCAGGGCCAGGAGTTCTGCCCGAGCTGCCAGCGCGTCACCGGCGGGGAGGCGGCGTCGGGCGGCGAGACCGCCGAATCGTCGCCGGAATCACCTCCGCCGTCGGAGGCTGGCGCCGCCGGCCGGTCGGAATCGAACGGCGCGGTCGAGCGGGAGTCGACGGCGGCCGGTTCGGCCGAGACCGACGACCGGGAGAGCGGCAGAAGCGTCGCCCCCGGACCGGAGCCGGATTCGGAACCAGAGCCGAACGCGGCGGCAGCCGGGGAGGCGGGCGTCAGCCCGAAACCGGAGGCGACGAGCGGTCGATCGGCCGACAGCGGTGGAACGCCGGGTGGTCACCCGACCGACAGCGGTGGAGCGCCGCGCAGTCCGTCGGCCGACGTCGGGAAGACGCCGAGCGCCGCGGACGAGGAGTCGGCGGCGAGCGAACAGACGGCACGGGACGCGCTGCTGCGGGCGCTGACGCGTCACGCGCAGTTGGCGGAGCGGACGGACGACCCGCGACAGGCGAAGGCGCATCTGGCGGCCGCGAGAGAAGCCGCCGAAGCGCTCGACGAACTCGAATAG
- a CDS encoding S26 family signal peptidase translates to MTDEEGERNTPGRREASPRDDGASPDGSETATGTVSDATRDGPERDGSGPRSRPDDSSDEATAARDRRPSDRRPRPQPGTRAADRDASFLTRFRTARSGPLLFIRETLYSALAVVAVGLLLFAISGVWPPMVAVESGSMEPEMSRGDLIFVTEPQRFTPDYAYGDTGVVTVDIGSEEGYRSFGGNGSVVIYDPPSRAGSPIIHRAHFHVEEGENWYDRANTDYMNANDCSQLSNCPAPHDGFITKGDANARYDQASNIAGPVRPEWIRGTARIRIPYLGYVRLKLAGALAA, encoded by the coding sequence ATGACGGACGAAGAGGGAGAGCGGAACACGCCTGGTCGCCGGGAGGCCTCCCCGCGCGATGACGGGGCGTCGCCGGACGGGTCGGAGACTGCGACCGGCACGGTCTCGGACGCGACCCGCGACGGGCCCGAGCGGGACGGGTCGGGACCGAGAAGCCGTCCCGACGACTCCAGTGACGAGGCGACCGCCGCCCGCGATCGCCGACCCTCCGATCGACGTCCCCGGCCGCAGCCCGGAACGCGGGCCGCCGACCGCGACGCGAGTTTCCTGACGCGCTTCCGGACCGCGCGGAGCGGACCGCTTCTGTTCATCCGCGAGACGCTCTACAGCGCGCTGGCCGTCGTCGCCGTCGGCCTCCTGCTCTTCGCCATCAGCGGCGTCTGGCCGCCGATGGTCGCCGTCGAGAGCGGCAGTATGGAGCCGGAGATGTCCCGCGGCGACCTGATCTTCGTGACCGAGCCCCAGCGGTTCACGCCCGACTACGCCTACGGCGACACGGGCGTCGTGACCGTCGACATCGGGAGCGAGGAGGGCTATCGGAGCTTCGGCGGCAACGGCTCGGTGGTGATCTACGATCCGCCCAGCCGCGCCGGCTCGCCGATCATCCACCGGGCGCACTTCCACGTCGAGGAGGGCGAGAACTGGTACGACCGGGCGAACACAGACTATATGAACGCGAACGACTGCAGCCAGCTCTCGAACTGCCCCGCCCCGCACGACGGATTCATCACGAAGGGCGACGCGAACGCGCGGTACGACCAGGCGAGCAACATCGCGGGGCCGGTCCGGCCCGAGTGGATCCGCGGGACCGCCCGGATCCGGATCCCCTATCTGGGGTACGTCCGACTCAAGCTGGCCGGGGCGCTCGCCGCCTGA
- a CDS encoding DNA-directed DNA polymerase II small subunit: MPLETPVRIVRELTERGYNAEQAAVTLIASAERPGQALEQVVEHVDDTTLRITAGDVRAALDGSRASTSDGDAVTADGDAPDQLSGDTENATKNEIQNSTGGDTPNATGSLETGASSTDASEGAPDSTDPSASTGESDSNRVTTADNTEEDSAREAGDSAPEAEGDASAANATDADDIQRSQAVGRGRGDGAQGRSDAERDRGDGDRRRSAGDAPASRTVDPSLRSLEVAGDVTGQSTGTGEYGDFVKVFRDRYEKLSKQLRGRVNHRPATAIQSMSGGNDAAMIGLVNDIRSTKSGHWLVELEDTTGTFPCLVMKDRGFAELVDELLLDECIAVEGTLSDDAGIMFVDSMHFPDVPRTYSPNTADRHVQAALVSDVHVGSQEFEADAWTRFADWLHTEEAERVEYLLIAGDMVEGVGVYPDQDEELDIVDIYEQYEAFSEHLKDVPGDMEILMIPGNHDAVRLAEPQPGFDENLREIMSAHDARITGNPSLVTVEGVKILMYHGVSLDEVIAELPEGKASYDDPHKAMYQLLKKRHVAPQFGGKTRLAPEEKDYLVMEEVPDVFHTGHVHKLGWGKYHDVLAVNSGCWQAQTDFQKSVNIDPDVGYAPILDLDTLDMTVRKFV, from the coding sequence GTGCCTCTGGAGACGCCGGTTCGCATCGTTCGGGAACTCACGGAGCGAGGATACAACGCCGAGCAGGCGGCCGTGACGCTCATCGCGAGCGCCGAGCGACCGGGGCAAGCGCTCGAACAGGTGGTCGAGCACGTCGACGACACCACGCTCCGGATCACCGCCGGAGACGTCCGCGCTGCACTCGACGGGTCGCGTGCGTCGACGAGCGACGGGGACGCAGTGACGGCCGACGGCGACGCTCCAGATCAGCTCAGCGGCGATACGGAGAACGCGACGAAGAACGAGATCCAGAACTCGACCGGCGGCGACACGCCGAACGCGACCGGCAGCCTCGAGACCGGGGCGTCTTCCACCGACGCCAGCGAGGGCGCGCCGGACTCCACAGACCCCTCCGCTTCGACTGGAGAATCCGACTCTAACCGGGTCACTACGGCAGATAATACGGAAGAAGATTCTGCAAGGGAAGCAGGGGATTCGGCCCCGGAAGCCGAGGGAGACGCTTCGGCAGCGAACGCCACAGACGCGGACGACATCCAGCGCTCTCAGGCCGTCGGACGCGGTCGGGGGGACGGCGCGCAGGGTCGATCCGACGCCGAGCGCGACCGGGGAGACGGCGACCGCCGTCGGTCCGCTGGGGACGCGCCCGCGTCGCGGACGGTCGACCCGTCGCTCCGCTCGCTGGAGGTCGCCGGCGACGTGACCGGGCAGAGCACCGGCACGGGCGAGTACGGCGACTTCGTGAAGGTGTTCAGAGACCGCTACGAGAAGCTCTCCAAACAGCTTCGGGGCCGCGTGAACCACCGCCCGGCGACCGCCATCCAGTCGATGAGCGGGGGGAACGACGCGGCGATGATCGGCCTCGTGAACGACATCAGGTCGACGAAGAGCGGCCACTGGCTGGTCGAGTTGGAGGACACGACGGGGACGTTCCCCTGTCTGGTGATGAAGGACCGCGGGTTCGCCGAGCTCGTCGACGAGTTGCTGCTCGACGAGTGCATCGCCGTCGAAGGGACGCTCTCGGACGACGCGGGGATAATGTTCGTCGACTCGATGCACTTCCCGGACGTGCCGCGGACGTACTCGCCGAACACCGCGGACAGACACGTGCAGGCGGCGCTCGTCTCCGACGTCCACGTCGGCAGCCAGGAGTTCGAGGCCGACGCCTGGACCCGGTTCGCCGACTGGCTCCACACCGAGGAGGCCGAGCGGGTGGAGTACCTGCTCATCGCGGGCGATATGGTCGAGGGCGTCGGCGTCTACCCCGACCAGGACGAGGAACTCGACATCGTCGACATCTACGAGCAGTACGAGGCGTTCTCCGAGCACCTCAAGGACGTGCCCGGCGATATGGAGATTCTGATGATCCCGGGCAACCACGACGCGGTCCGCCTCGCGGAGCCGCAACCGGGGTTCGACGAGAACCTCAGAGAGATCATGTCGGCGCACGACGCCCGCATCACGGGCAACCCGTCGCTCGTGACGGTCGAGGGCGTGAAGATCCTGATGTACCACGGCGTCTCCCTCGACGAGGTCATCGCCGAATTGCCCGAGGGGAAGGCCAGTTACGACGACCCGCACAAGGCGATGTACCAGCTCCTGAAGAAGCGCCACGTCGCCCCGCAGTTCGGCGGGAAGACGCGCCTCGCACCCGAGGAGAAGGACTACCTCGTGATGGAAGAGGTGCCGGACGTGTTCCACACCGGCCACGTCCACAAACTCGGCTGGGGAAAGTACCACGACGTGCTCGCGGTCAACTCGGGCTGCTGGCAGGCCCAGACCGACTTCCAGAAGTCCGTCAACATCGATCCCGACGTCGGCTACGCGCCGATCCTCGACCTCGACACGCTCGATATGACCGTCCGGAAATTCGTGTAA
- a CDS encoding aspartate kinase → MRVVAKFGGTSLGSGDRINRAADSIAAAVEEGHEIAVVASAMGNTTDELLEEIEFEAEDRDRAEIVSMGERTSVRMLKAALAARGVNAMFVEPGGDDWPVIANDLGEVDVEETKRRAAALAADLDGVVPVITGFLAQNHDGEITTLGRGGSDTTAVMLGRYMNADEVVIVTDVEGVMTGDPRVVEGARNVGRITVDELRNLSFRGAEVVAPSALSYKDDDLDVRVVHYQHGDLLTGGTLIEGEFENLIDMQEDSLACITVAGRSIRNSPGILADLSQALREAGINIDAVASGMDSVTFYVNEDRAEEAENLLHEKVVDDQTLSSVTVDDDVAVIRVTGGELPNRPGVILDIVQPISEAGINIHDVITSATSVAIFVAWDDREETLRIVQNEF, encoded by the coding sequence GTGCGCGTAGTCGCGAAGTTCGGCGGAACGTCGCTTGGCAGCGGCGATCGGATCAACCGCGCCGCCGACTCCATCGCCGCGGCCGTCGAGGAGGGCCACGAGATCGCCGTCGTCGCGAGCGCGATGGGGAACACGACCGACGAACTCCTCGAAGAGATCGAGTTCGAGGCCGAGGACCGCGACCGCGCGGAGATCGTCTCGATGGGCGAACGGACGAGCGTCCGGATGCTCAAGGCCGCACTCGCCGCGCGCGGCGTGAACGCGATGTTCGTCGAACCGGGCGGGGATGACTGGCCGGTCATCGCGAACGACCTCGGCGAGGTCGACGTCGAGGAGACGAAACGCCGCGCGGCGGCCCTGGCCGCCGATCTCGACGGCGTCGTTCCGGTGATCACCGGGTTCCTCGCGCAGAACCACGACGGGGAGATCACGACCCTCGGCCGCGGCGGATCGGACACGACGGCCGTGATGCTCGGCCGGTATATGAACGCCGACGAGGTCGTCATCGTCACCGACGTCGAAGGCGTGATGACGGGCGATCCGCGCGTCGTCGAGGGCGCGCGCAACGTCGGTCGGATCACCGTCGACGAACTCCGAAACCTCTCGTTCCGCGGCGCGGAGGTGGTCGCGCCCTCGGCGCTGTCCTACAAGGACGACGACCTCGACGTGCGCGTCGTCCACTACCAGCACGGGGACCTGCTAACCGGCGGGACCCTCATCGAGGGCGAGTTCGAGAACCTCATCGATATGCAGGAGGACTCGCTGGCGTGCATCACGGTAGCCGGGCGATCGATCCGGAACAGCCCCGGCATTCTCGCGGACCTCTCACAGGCGCTGCGCGAGGCGGGCATCAACATCGACGCCGTCGCCTCCGGGATGGACTCGGTGACGTTCTACGTGAACGAGGACCGCGCCGAGGAGGCCGAGAACCTGCTGCACGAGAAAGTCGTCGACGACCAGACGCTCTCCTCGGTCACCGTCGACGACGACGTCGCGGTCATCCGCGTCACCGGCGGCGAACTGCCGAACCGTCCCGGCGTCATCCTCGACATCGTCCAGCCGATCTCGGAAGCCGGAATCAACATCCACGACGTCATCACCTCCGCGACCTCCGTGGCCATCTTCGTCGCGTGGGACGACCGCGAGGAGACGCTCAGGATCGTTCAGAACGAGTTCTGA
- a CDS encoding metallophosphoesterase family protein, with amino-acid sequence MQVAVLSDIHSNRVALDAVLDDLADDESDPDALVCAGDVVGYNPWPAECVAAVREREIPTVMGNHDRAVTSGTAFRFNSMAAAGVEHAREELDDDALGWLADLPDGRTVLDGRVKLVHGHPDDPDRYTYPEEFSPSMLGDEDVLVTGHTHVQGHRVFDEGIVMNPGSVGQPRDSDPRAAYALVDLDDLTVDERRVAYDIDAVVEAVADAGLPDRIGKRLYDGR; translated from the coding sequence ATGCAGGTCGCCGTCCTCTCCGACATCCACTCGAACAGGGTCGCGCTCGACGCCGTCCTCGACGATCTCGCCGACGACGAATCGGACCCGGACGCGCTGGTCTGTGCCGGCGACGTCGTCGGCTACAACCCCTGGCCGGCCGAGTGCGTCGCCGCCGTTCGCGAGCGGGAGATCCCGACGGTGATGGGCAATCACGACCGCGCGGTCACCTCCGGAACCGCGTTCCGATTCAACTCGATGGCGGCCGCGGGCGTCGAACACGCCCGCGAGGAACTCGACGACGACGCCCTCGGGTGGCTCGCCGATCTCCCGGACGGCCGGACCGTCCTCGACGGCCGGGTGAAACTGGTCCACGGTCACCCCGACGACCCCGATCGGTACACCTACCCCGAGGAGTTCTCGCCGTCGATGCTCGGCGACGAGGACGTTCTCGTGACCGGTCACACCCACGTCCAGGGGCATCGGGTGTTCGACGAGGGAATCGTGATGAACCCCGGCAGCGTCGGCCAGCCCCGCGACAGCGACCCCCGGGCGGCGTACGCGCTGGTCGACCTCGACGACCTCACGGTCGACGAGCGACGCGTCGCCTACGACATCGACGCGGTCGTCGAGGCAGTCGCGGACGCCGGGCTGCCCGACCGCATCGGGAAACGGCTCTACGACGGTCGATGA
- a CDS encoding IMP cyclohydrolase, translated as MYIGRFVIVAPDFGAYRVSSRSFPNRQIVDRDGTLTVGPTPDAPANDNPYVSYNCVREGGESVVVGNGSHVDPIAEKLDLGYPARDALASALLALDYEKDDYDTPRVAGVVGAESYVGIVRRDALLVETVDEPTLVATYEEDAPTPIEFAGDASTDPDDLARRAYDLDYEHAVCAAGVTAADGDVDVGFYNGE; from the coding sequence ATGTACATCGGACGGTTCGTCATCGTCGCGCCCGACTTCGGCGCGTACCGCGTCTCCTCCCGCTCGTTCCCCAACCGGCAGATCGTCGACCGCGACGGGACGCTGACCGTCGGGCCGACGCCCGACGCGCCCGCGAACGACAACCCCTACGTCTCCTACAACTGCGTCCGCGAGGGCGGCGAGAGCGTCGTCGTCGGCAACGGCTCCCACGTCGATCCGATCGCCGAGAAACTCGACCTCGGCTACCCCGCGCGGGACGCGCTCGCCTCGGCGCTCCTCGCGCTCGACTACGAGAAGGACGACTACGACACCCCGCGGGTCGCGGGCGTCGTCGGCGCGGAGTCGTACGTCGGCATCGTCCGCCGGGATGCCCTCCTCGTCGAGACCGTCGACGAACCGACCCTCGTCGCCACCTACGAGGAGGACGCCCCGACGCCGATAGAGTTCGCGGGCGACGCGTCGACGGACCCCGACGACCTGGCTCGGCGCGCGTACGACCTCGACTACGAACACGCCGTCTGCGCCGCGGGCGTCACCGCCGCCGACGGCGACGTCGACGTCGGGTTCTACAACGGGGAGTAG